The following are encoded in a window of Thunnus albacares chromosome 17, fThuAlb1.1, whole genome shotgun sequence genomic DNA:
- the tmem150b gene encoding modulator of macroautophagy TMEM150B, giving the protein MALWALLPVFLAVFGTVGIWTVFAIAVTNGSVNITEGMPFISHCGTYSPQSCLFSQVCNICSVLALWIVVIRFQQVRDYGNHGKVNIASIVLGFISSVGISIIGNFQQSVLMGVHLLGAFLAFFVGLGYFWVQLFLTYRAKPCQDQCWVGAVRATCCTLCTVLVIIMSILHNTGYTSGAAVCEWALVMVFFCLFGLFAAEFRHIDCHHLTVQKQALKNERGPSSREMNGRMVA; this is encoded by the exons ATGGCACTGTGGGCATTGCTTCCCGTCTTCCTGGCTGTCTTTGGCACTGTGGGCATTTGGACTGT GTTTGCTATAGCTGTAACAAATGGATCAGTCAACATAACAGAGGGAATGCCTTTTATCAG TCACTGTGGCACTTACAGCCCGCAGAGCTGTCTCTTCTCCCAGGTCTGCAATATCTGCTCTGTGTTAG ccCTGTGGATTGTGGTAATCCGTTTTCAGCAGGTTAGAGACTATGGTAACCACGGAAAGGTCAACATCGCCAGCATTGTTTTAGGATTCATCTCCTCTGTAGGCATTTCTATCATTGGCAACTTCCAG CAATCAGTGTTAATGGGAGTTCACCTTTTGGGAGCATTCCTGGCGTTCTTCGTTGGCCTGGGATACTTCTGGGTACAGCTGTTTCTAACCTATCGGGCGAAGCCATGTCAGGACCAATGTTGGGTGGGGGCTGTCAGGGCAACCTGCTGCACCCTCTGTACCGTCCTGGTCATCATTA TGTCCATTCTCCACAATACAGGCTATACCTCTGGGGCTGCAGTGTGTGAATGGGCTTTGGTCATGGTGTTCTTCTGCCTGTTTGGCCTGTTTGCAGCTGAGTTCAGACACATTGACTGTCATCACCTCACTGTACAGAAACAGGCTCTGAAAAATGAACGCGGCCCATCCTCAAGAGAAATGAACGGTCGCATGGTAGCCTGA